ACAGCCGCCAGCCGCATTTCTGGAAATCGGCGGAGGTGGAACAAGCACTACTGCGATGTTGTGGCTGAGGAGGACGGCGCTCTTGATGAGGATTACTATGGCGATAGAGCCTATTCCAGGCAATGCAAGTGGTTGATGGTTGTCTTGGCTTTTGGGCTGCTTTTTTCTGGGATTTGTTTGGTCATTTGGGGAGCCAGCAGGCCTTACAAAGCTCAAGTTCGCGTCAAGGTAGACCCTCCACCCGCACAAACGTCTTCATTTCCAAAACACCggatataatttactaattcttttttcaaatgagAATTTTCCACACATTTCACGTATCATacatggggtaaattgcacttttaACACTTGTAGACTGCAACGAGTTTTTGATCTAATTCTTGCATATAATTAGTGTTATTCTTTCTTCATCGTGGAGCCTAAATTTATAGTTAGGAATCCTTAATTATGTTTGCTTGTGCAATTAATATGAACATGTTTTATCATCTCCATTTTTGTGGTATTAATTGAAATGGTAGGTAGATTGATTTTGTTATATCTACTACTGACATGAGTGATGATTTGATGCATAGAGCTTAAGAGTTCACAATCTGTACTACGGGGAAGGGTCGGACAGGACTGGTGTTCCGACCAAGTTCCTATCACTGAATTGTTCTGCCACTATTGTCATCTATAATCCTGCAAGACTTTTTGGCATTCATGTCAGCTTCCGCGCTGCTAATCTCATCTACTCCCAAATCACTGTTGCAACTGCTCAGGTCAGAACTCACAACATTCCCCAGTGACGACATTGTGAGTTTAGTCGTATATATAGATGGTAGCAATTTTAGTCCGtacgaatttatttttgtaattttaaaaatttgacgaatttgttaaaatagtCGAAAAAATTTACTGAGTTAAGTTGAACATGTGCaaattttggttattttagcaattttttatgatttttattttcagtgtgagaaattttttaaatcacaagaCAAAATTATCAGATGAATTTGTACCGGACTAAAATTACCCCACACCCTCTAtatttacaggactaaaataataattttataaatatatatatacacacacacattagTAGTTGAAACACGTACGTGCATGTGTGTCATCTATTCTtgtattacattatttaattaaataaatataagaaaaataaaaatgaataattgatccaaaataataaatgaattaccATCAAATGTGATGAATATTGGAgattaaatcaattatggaatattaaatggtatatttgataatattttagttgatGAATATTATGATAGCCAAAATTGTTACCACattccatttttattaaatatctctttattaataaagtgtatagttaaatattcaaaacataaaaaattatgtgataacACAAAATATCGCtaatacaaagaaaattccttttctttttttttatgatattttttaaaatgaagcaatttacttcattactttattttaaaaaatttagggaagtaaattgatgtattttaaaaaacaaagggaagtaaattgctaattttttttatagaggataatttgctcatttacatggtcacaaggggttgcttgcattttctCCGATAAATATTTCGTACGAGAATTTACATTTAACTCCTCAGATTTCAGCTAAGCATGGTATAATGATTGCAGCTGAAGAAATATTACCAACCAAAAAAGAGCAGAAGGATTATGCAGGTGAGTCTGGTAGGGCAAAGGATACCTCTGTACGGGTCGGGGATGGCCCTGGCAGCCTCTGATGCCAGCGGAGGCATCCCATTCAAATTGGAGTTGGGGATTGAGTCGA
This Sesamum indicum cultivar Zhongzhi No. 13 linkage group LG5, S_indicum_v1.0, whole genome shotgun sequence DNA region includes the following protein-coding sequences:
- the LOC105162087 gene encoding uncharacterized protein LOC105162087, with the translated sequence MLHDASESDFTSIGPSSSSPNAYYVQSPSRDSNDETDKCSSSNSRSPLDSPSFPRHSMASSSSTAASRISGNRRRWNKHYCDVVAEEDGALDEDYYGDRAYSRQCKWLMVVLAFGLLFSGICLVIWGASRPYKAQVRVKSLRVHNLYYGEGSDRTGVPTKFLSLNCSATIVIYNPARLFGIHVSFRAANLIYSQITVATAQLKKYYQPKKSRRIMQVSLVGQRIPLYGSGMALAASDASGGIPFKLELGIESRGYLVGRLVKTKHTRRVSCSLVINSQHTQDIIFETNSCKYT